The Palaemon carinicauda isolate YSFRI2023 chromosome 43, ASM3689809v2, whole genome shotgun sequence genome window below encodes:
- the LOC137633562 gene encoding uncharacterized protein — protein sequence MINFIDYLLSQGVNIIQVKRSLNNNQRDKLMNPSSHVTWDITLIYALLQWSKYLAGRNDEKWNEQKGSDPELSLTSLKNFRNDTAHNPRIDRGRCSVIIDKLYELTIKIQGSLKLVVLGYVVNPEDKEEIEREMDRVFDDTRQKIKEIGKGGIGAEVFDEYQREIDFTKKKKLLEEEGFPCLKNILEKLKSINPLNLITGTSSNPNTPVEKIYTEMKLEGESGPCSVPIEEILNHVPHYDHSRLLLIKGMAGMGKTTLVKKINFDWLSKKDDIKGLNDFAILLYVECRDSIESFKDLLVAFFGDVHQRFQGNEIIDVCLAYKCLLIIDGYDELNDKSSKLFQDVLTLKKSRKLSVIVTTRPEFEERFNNQVKSDYTTVSTISLEGIPKEKREEFVCKYYTELGSASSPLQSLEELLQYLRKTKHTMHEVWGLPLNLALLTVLWMIKPEVISNITTEAELYWQFHLLSLSKLKERLAKNPLTAHLPPTFIKIITMKSIEKLCGESFKALQNDEINIPESTINNMSAFCHSLGMPAEELTGAFLKKVTTSQGSFHYSFPHKGMMEFMAALSFPMKLTNQCWDQSVNTATTTKIFEMLLGVSLPENLHKYQNMLIQMISLLHMGDEDEMKVSDDAKIEALELLVRSGVNKRDSALRVLKNIKCDHSSSRWIAQRFELFDEDTFIEDHTIDAYISLLRATDPPLPNREEIKIRIFLNDTDGLVQLQRQLSRHHINPSRIELNSHFSGVSEPTVEEREIIENLLTDDCIQYKGILDPTFRIPPNIEDLRVRLPEQSSLDALCRSLEKTNEIRRLGIHFSVNDFSSVSRPLPFLQEDLDVDIYVSDVKEEDIEKVGEILRTLQPQDARRSFRSIFFPLSSLGRTRSPEVILRLLASLRGVRVREDIWFPEDERPDDEALVREMDLKAKESTGCRYGVRSLENELFF from the exons ATGATCAACTTCATAGATTACCTCCtaagccaaggggtcaacatcaTTCAAGTCAAGAGGAGTCTTAATAATAATCAAAGAGATAAATTAATGAATCCTTCATCACACGTCACATGGGACATAACTCTGATCTATGCTCTTCTTCAGTGGTCTAAATATTTAGCTGGAAGAAATGACGAAAAGTGGAACGAACAAAAAGGTTCTGACCCAGAATTGTCTTTAACCAGCTTGAAGAATTTTCGGAATGACACAGCCCACAATCCGAGAATTGACAGAGGAAGGTGTTCTGTCataatagataaattatatgaacttacaataaaaATTCAAGGGAGCTTAAAACTTGTTGTGCTCGGGTATGTAGTAAAccctgaggataaagaagaaatcgagagagaaatggacagagtttttgatgatacccggcagaagataaaagagataggaaaaggaggtataggagccgaggtctttgatgaatatcaaagggaaattgacttcaccaaaaagaagaagttattggaagaagaaggcttcccttgtttgaagaacattcttgaaaaattgaaaagcattaatcctctcaacctgataacaggaactTCTTCTAACCCCAACAcaccagtagagaagatttacacagaaatgaagctagaaggggaaagtggcccatgtagtgttcctatagaggagatactgaatcacgtacctcattatgatcacagtcgactcttactgatcaagggaatggcaggtatggggaaaaccacactggtcaagaagatcaattttgactggctcagtaagaaggacgacatcaaaggccttaatgactttgccatacttttgtatgtagaatgcagggattccattgaatcttttaaagacttgttagtggcgtTTTTTGGAGACGTTCACCAGAGATTCCAaggtaatgaaattattgatgtgtgtttggcttACAAATGTCTActcatcatagatgggtatgaTGAATTAAAcgataaatcatcaaaattattccaagatgttttgacactgaagaaatcccgcaaacttagtgttattgtgacaaccagacctgaatttgAGGAGAGATTCAACAATCAAGTGAAATCCGATTACACAACTGTctctacaattagtcttgagggaattccaaaggagaagagagaagagtttgtatgcaagtattataCAGAATTGGGGTCAGCCAGTTCTCCCTTGCAATCATTAGAGGAATTGTTgcagtatctgaggaaaacaaagcacactatgcatgaggtgtggggactacccttaaatctcgctctttTAACAGTTCTGTGGATGATTAAACCAGaggttataagcaacatcaccactgaagctgagctctactggcaatttcaCCTTTTGTCTCTATCAAAATTGAAGGAGCGTTTGGCGAAAAACCCGCTCACAGCTCACTTACCACCAACATTCATAAAGATTATTACAATGAAATCTATTGAGAAACTATGTGGTGAATCATTCAAAGCATTACAAaatgatgaaatcaatattccagaatCCACCATCAATAATATGTCTGCCTTTTGTCATAGTTTGGGAatgccagccgaagagctaactggcgccttcctgaagaaagtgaccacttcccagggctcctttcattacagtttccctcataaagggatgatggaattcatggcagctctgtctttccctatgaaattgacaaaccaatgctgggaccaatctgtaaacacagccacaactacaaagatctttgaaatgcttcttggagtgagtctccctgaaaaccttcacaaatatcaaaatatgctgatacagatgatcagcctattgcatatgggtgacgaggacgagatgaaggtgtcagatgatgccaagattgaggcactggaactcctagtaaggtcgggagtgaacaAAAGAGACTCTGCcctaagagtcttgaagaatatcaaatgtgatcattcttcttcaagatggatagcacagaggttcgaGTTGTTTGATGAGGACACCTTTATTgaagatcatacaattgatgctTACATTtccctccttagagccacagatccccctctcccaaacagagaggaaattaaaatcagaatattccttaatgacactgatgggttagttCAACTGCAAAGGCAACTTAGTCGGCATCATATCAACCCATCAAGAATAGAGCTAAATAGCCATTTCAGCGGAGTttcagagccgaccgtagaagagagagagataatagagaATCTACTCACCGATGA ttgtataCAATACAAAGGCATCTTGGACCCAACGTTCCGAATCCCTCCAAATATTGAAGACCTCAGAGTCAGGCTTCCAGAACAATCAAGCCTCGACGCACTCTGtcgatctttggaaaagacaaatgAGATTAGAAGATTAG GTATTCACTTTAGTGTCAACGACTTCAGCAGCGTCAGTCGACCGTTACCTTTTTTGCAAGAGGATCTAGATGTCGATATCTATGTCAGCGACGtgaaggaagaagacatcgagaaggttggggaaatccttcggacattgcaaccacaggatgcaaggag ATCGTTCCGATCAATCTTCTTTCCTCTGTcttccctggggaggacgaggagccctgaggtcatcctcagactcctcgcctccttgaggGGAGTCAGGGTGAGAGAAGACATTTGGTTCCCAGAAgatgaacgaccagatgacgaagccttagtcagagagatggatcttaaggcaaaggaatccaccggatgtagatATGGTGTTCGTtc GTTAGAAAATGAGCTTTTTttctga